In Pithys albifrons albifrons isolate INPA30051 chromosome 6, PitAlb_v1, whole genome shotgun sequence, a single genomic region encodes these proteins:
- the GPR132 gene encoding probable G-protein coupled receptor 132 has protein sequence MENCLNRSNCSICPGIPYEDKRVLLAAVYSIVFAIGIPANCLTSLLTFVQIRKHKVIAIYIFSLSVCELMYLSTLPLWIIYVQNKHEWTLSPTACKMTAFIFFCNIYISILLLCCISVDRYVALVYPLESRGRRGQKKAFIIVGLLVAVVAVIHIPVFHMEDNRKTCFETVPLNITLASLSIARFLFGFAIPFTVLIFTNYKIFQITKNSSILTCPQKAKVKYLAIAIIVIFLMCFAPYHVVLIIRAIYYMLHQDSSCPFEKRIYSVFTTFLCLATANSVADPIIYVMVSENVRKDCYMNLRRWRLNSLKLNSSINYKTDSTKLKIQESGEEGQREEHKELTDSSNTQKTCTSGRDQEGDS, from the coding sequence ATGGAAAATTGTTTAAACAGAAGTAATTGTTCCATTTGTCCAGGAATTCCCTATGAAGACAAACGAGTACTTCTGGCTGCTGTTTATAGCATTGTTTTTGCTATAGGCATTCCAGCAAACTGCCTAACTTCCTTACTTACATTTGTACAAATCCGAAAGCACAAAGTAATTGCCATCTACATTTTCAGTTTATCAGTGTGTGAGCTGATGTATTTAAGTACCTTGCCTCTCTGGATTATCTATGTGCAAAACAAGCACGAATGGACCTTGAGTCCAACTGCTTGCAAAATGACAGCATTCATCTTTTTCTGCAATATATACATCAGCATTCTGCTTTTGTGCTGCATTTCTGTGGATCGTTATGTGGCACTGGTGTATCCTCTGGAATCAAGAGGGAGAAGAGGACAAAAAAAGGCCTTCATAATAGTCGGTCTTCTTGTTGCTGTGGTTGCAGTAATCCACATTCCAGTATTTCACATGGAAGATAACAGAAAAACCTGCTTTGAGACTGTGCCCCTTAACATAACATTGGCTTCTCTTAGCATCGCTAGATTCCTATTTGGATTTGCCATACCCTTCACAGTCCTTATTTTCACAAACTACAAAATTTTCCAAATTACAAAAAATAGCAGCATCTTGACTTGTCCCCAAAAAGCCAAAGTGAAGTATCTGGCTATCGCCATTATTGTGATTTTCTTGATGTGCTTTGCTCCCTACCACGTGGTACTCATAATAAGAGCCATATACTACATGCTTCATCAGGATTCCTCATGTCCATTTGAAAAGAGGATATATTCAGTTTTTACAACCTTTCTGTGTTTAGCCACTGCAAACAGTGTTGCAGACCCAATTATCTATGTGATGGTTAGTGAAAATGTCCGAAAAGACTGCTACATGAACCTGAGAAGGTGGAGATTGAACTCATTGAAGCTAAATTCATCTATTAATTACAAGACTGACAGCACAAAATTGAAAATACAAGAATCAGGGGAAGAAGGGCAAAGAGAAGAACACAAAGAGCTAACAGATTCATCCAACACTCAAAAGACCTGTACTAGTGGCAGAGACCAAGAAGGTGACAGCTAA
- the CDCA4 gene encoding cell division cycle-associated protein 4, producing the protein MGEEEGLHQTQLLDTMFVRGLKRKCFDGEEDIEGTLAGIKAIPSYNLQRQSLLDMSLVKLQLCHMLVEPNLCRSVLIANTVRQIQEEMTQDGTWQMINTQSTGQASLDRLVSTDILCRSSREQAEGKHVPSYGTSSKDFEGDQGQDRSEIMSTASSVQALRNLQSNVWEMENPQENKGNFQKSLDQIFETLENKSPNSVEDLFSEVDNSYYDLDTMLTGMMSNTKMGHCDGLETFSSPTNTASNSNCKSDLNELDHIVEILVES; encoded by the exons atgggagaagaggaaggactGCATCAAACACAATTACTG gaCACAATGTTTGTGCGAGgattaaagagaaaatgttttgatgGTGAAGAAGATATTGAAGGGACTCTGGCTGGTATTAAGGCTATTCCTTCCTATAATCTTCAGCGGCAGTCGCTTTTAGATATGTCCCTGGTTAAACTTCAGCTGTGTCACATGCTGGTTGAACCCAACCTTTGTCGCTCGGTACTTATAGCCAACACGGTACGGCAGATCCAAGAGGAAATGACTCAGGATGGGACTTGGCAGATGATAAATACACAGAGTACAGGGCAGGCATCCCTGGATCGTCTTGTTTCAACAGATATCCTCTGCCGTTCGTCCAGGGAACAGGCTGAGGGAAAGCATGTTCCAAGCTATGGTACTTCCAGTAAAGACTTTGAGGGTGACCAGGGACAAGATAGATCAGAAATAATGTCAACAGCCTCTTCAGTGCAAGCTCTAAGAAACTTGCAAAGCAATGTGTGGGAAATGGAGAATccacaagaaaataaaggaaacttTCAAAAATCTTTAGATCAAATATTTGAGACACTGGAGAATAAAAGTCCTAATTCTGTTGAAGATCTGTTTTCAGAAGTTGACAATTCTTATTATGATCTTGACACTATGTTAACAGGCATGATGAGCAACACAAAAATGGGACACTGTGACGGGCTTGAAACGTTTTCTTCTCCAACAAATACAGCTTCAAACTCTAATTGTAAATCTGATCTTAATGAGCTTGATCATATTGTGGAAATCCTTGTTGAATCCTGA